From one Rosa rugosa chromosome 4, drRosRugo1.1, whole genome shotgun sequence genomic stretch:
- the LOC133743275 gene encoding uncharacterized protein At4g17910 isoform X4, with the protein MVLSEWMYIWATLLILLLVFSIAARSFRFGSTLEEEPDSIRTSITSFRVATMMLTCICILAVDFTIFPRRYAKTETYGTGWMDLGVGSFVVANSFVSRQARNLSWTKWKTAIQSTSPLIILGFVRLLSTAGLDYQHHAAEYGVHWNFFFTLAAISFLTSIINVPAQYSGILGALILVGYEGWLMQGLNMYLLSNERGSDIISQNKEGFFSIFGYWSMYLIGVQVGNFLFFSNHSSATTRSHKWTRNRAAILSLLFWLVTVVIDSHVQRVSRRMCNLAYVTLVLAVNLEGMAIVLFSDCFPGSKTSVLEEAYNRNLLAIFLLANLLTGLVNFLVDTLFASSVKALSVMIAYAFTLTFIPGLLDFCGIRFRFW; encoded by the exons GTCTTATCAGAGTGGATGTATATCTGGGCAACTTTGCTAATTCTGTTACTTGTTTTCAGCATTGCAGCCAGAAG TTTTCGTTTTGGTTCTACTTTGGAAGAAGAACCCGATTCTATTAGGACAAGTATTACATCATTTAGGGTCGCAACG ATGATGCTAACATGCATATGTATCTTGGCTGTTGACTTCACAATTTTTCCTAGAAGATATGCCAAGACTGAGACTTATGGTACTGGCTGG ATGGATCTCGGGGTTGGCTCATTTGTTGTAGCAAACTCATTTGTGTCTCGGCAAGCACGAAATTTATCATGGAC GAAATGGAAGACTGCAATTCAATCTACTAGTCCACTAATCATCCTTGGGTTTGTTCGTCTTCTCTCTACTGCAGGTCTAGACTATCAG CATCATGCAGCTGAATATGGAGTACACTGGAATTTCTTTTTCACACTTGCTGCCATATCATTTCTTACATCCATAATTAATGTGCCCGCGCAGTATTCTGGAATTCTCGGTGCACTAATTCTAGTAG GTTACGAAGGTTGGTTGATGCAGGGGTTAAACATGTATCTGCTTTCTAATGAAAGGGGAAGTGATATAATTAGCCAAAATAAGGAGGGATTTTTTAGCATATTTG GATATTGGAGCATGTACCTCATTGGTGTCCAGGTGgggaattttctttttttcagtaACCACTCCTCTGCTACAACAAGAAGCCATAAATGGACAAGGAATAGAGCTGCAATACTTTCACTTCTGTTTTG GCTAGTAACTGTGGTTATAGATAGCCATGTCCAGAGAGTTTCCCGTAGAATG TGCAATCTGGCTTATGTTACACTGGTATTGGCGGTAAATCTAGAG GGTATGGCCATAGTTCTGTTCTCTGATTGTTTCCCTGGAAGCAAAACATCAGTACTTGAAGAAGCATATAACCGCAATTTGCTAGCaatatttcttttg GCAAATTTGCTTACTGGTCTGGTAAACTTTTTGGTGGATACCCTGTTTGCATCATCAGTCAAAGCTCTTTCTGTGATGATTGCCTATGCATTCACGTTAACTTTCATTCCTGGATTGCTAGACTTTTGCGGCATCCGATTTAGATTTTGGTGA